CCGGCTCGATGTGAATGGCGAAACGCCGCCGCCTGGCAAAATACTTCGACTCTTCCAGGAATTCCGTTTCAAGCTCCACGGTCGGCTGATACACCGTGCTGAACACCCGCTTGATCGGCTGCACGAATCCTGTCGCCGTATATTCCATCCGGGCGGTCAACGGAAGACCGCAGCCCCAGGTTCTGCTGTACCGCTTCTTCGGAAAGCCGCCGAACAGAGCCACGAGGGCAAGGCCGAGCGCCCCCGCCGCGACAAGGATGAGGGCGAGCCCCGGGGAAGACAGGCTCGCATACTCCGCATCGACCGGCGTCAGCATCCACCCCTCAAGCCCCAGCATCCTCTCCGCGATGGACACGCCGGCCATCGGCGCGGTGATCCGGTCCAGCATCGGCACCACAACCATGGGGGCGAGTCCCAGCAGGATACAGACGGCCGCGAGCAGCCCCATTCCGATTCGCATCGGCCAAGGGACTTCTTCGGCATGACGCGCGTGGACACTGCGGGGCAGGGCCAGGAACGAGATGCCGAACGCCTTGGCAAAGCAAGCCAAGGCCAGCACTCCGGTGAGCGCCAGCATCGCAGCGGCCAGCGGGAGCATGAATTTCATCAGCACCGAGGGGAGCTGAACGCTCATGAAGAGGCTTTGAAAGATCAGCCATTCGCTGACAAATCCATTCGTGGGCGGGAGTGCGGCAATGGAGACGGCGCCAATGAGAAAGAAGAGCCCGGTCCAAGGCATCCGGCGCAGCAGACCGCCATATTCCTCCATGTTCCGAGTGTGGGTCGCATAGAGCAGCGACCCCGCGCCCAGAAACAGCAAGGACTTGAACATGGCATGGTTGATCGTGTGATAGAGACCCGCCACCAGCCCGAGCGCAGCCAGCTCGCGGAGCCCATAACTTTGAAAGATCATCCCCGCGCCGATGCCAAGCAGTATGATCCCGATATTCTCGACGCTGTGATAGGCCAGGAGTCGCTTGAGATCATGCTCCATCAAGGCATACATGACGCCGAGCCATGCGGAGACGGCGCCAAGCCCCAGCACGGTGAATCCCCACCACCAGGGAAACTCTCCGCCGAGAAAGTCGAACGTGACGCGCAGCAAGCCATAGATCGCCGTCTTGATCATGACGCCCGACATGAGGGCGGAGACATGCGACGGGGCGGCTGGATGGGCATACGGCAGCCACACGTGCAGCGGCACGACACCCGCCTTGGCACCGAAGCCAATCAGAGCGGCCAGAAAGGCGGCCGTCCGCAGGCTGCCGGATAACGGCTGCTCAGGATGACGGAACCCCTCGAACGAGAACGTCGCCCCCTGCTGGAAGCACACAAGAAACGCCACCGTGATGAACGCCGTGCCGACATGGGTCATGATCAGATAAAAGAAACTCGCATGCCGCACGTCCGGATCCGCATGATCCGTGGCGACAAGGAAATAGGACGCCAGGGACATCAGTTCCCAGAGAAGGAGAAACAAGAACCCGTTGTCCGCGAGCACCACCAGCGTCATGGAGCCGAGGAACGCATTGAAGAGCGATCCCAGTGCGGCCACTGACACCCGGCCCTGAAAAGACCGCAGATACCCGATGGCATAGATGGACGCGGCCAACCCGGCGAGAGAAACGGTGAACACAAAGAACGCCGCGAGGGCATCGAGCCGGAAGGCGAACGTCAGCAGAGGAATCGCCGAATTGATCGAGAGCCGCATCGGGACGGAGGCCGTGAGGCCAAGCAGGCCGAGAGCGACACCTGAGCCGGTTGCCAGGATGCCGCACACGCCTGCCGCGAGGCTCTGGGCCTGCGGGCGCCGCAGGCAGAGCGGCAGCCCAATACCAGCCGCATAACAGGCCAGCAGCACCCACAATACGGTCAGCATCGCGTCATCCGATCGGCCAGCCCCTGTCTTCGACAGCCACGCGCGCACCCCTCCCCATTAGATTCCTGACTGCAACGATCGGCCGGTCCTGGTCCTGCAGCGGCTCATGCCCTCTCTCGCTTTCAGATTATTTGCATCGGCAGCCAGCACGGCAGTCCAGTGGGAACACGCCTCCTCATACTGGCCAAGTTCCTCCAGCAGCCTGGCCAGCTCACTTCGGGACATCAGGTCGGTCGGGCAGTCGGCCAATAGTTGCTGCAATTGCGTCAGGCGATGAATCCAAAAGGAATCGGACATAAAACACCCTCACTAGATCTCCGGCACGAACCACCACACGCGCACTCATGCGTGCCGCATCTCAACAGAGCCATGCATTAAGAAACAGCTGATACCGTCATGCTGTGCATGCACGATGCCACAAATACGTTCCAGGCGGTTTTCATGTCTGGGGGAATGAATCTGCGGATTTATATGGATCGGAGGATCCTTACCGAGAGGGTAGGAGACACACCATTCCCGATAGTCTGCAAGATTTGCAGATTCACCCACCGGACGAAAAAGATCGCCGTGCAATTCTTGCAGAAACGCAACGGGTACGCGGAATTCACGGTTTTTCGATCAGCCAGGTGTGCAACGCTTGCGGGTTGCGAGAGAACGACGGGGAGGCGCATTTTTCTGGAGGTTACTCGCGAATACCGTATTCTTTGATCTTATATTGCAGCGCGCGAAGACTGATCCCGAGGAGATTGGCCGCTTTTTCTCGATGGTTGGTCACTTCCGCCAGCGTGCGCCGGATTGTTTCCCGCTCGATCTCCTTCAAGGAAGACCCCAATGCCACGACCATCGTACGGGCGTCCTCCTTGCTCGCCCGAATTTCTTCAGGGAGATGCTCCGGCTGAATGGCCGGATCTTTCACCGTAATCACGAGCCGCTCCATCAAATTCCGCAATTGGCGGATATTGCCGGGCCAGGCATAGAGCCGGAGCAGCCGCATCGCCTCGCGGGAGATCTCTTTGGGTGCGCGATGATGCTGCGCGGCACACTCCCTCAGAAAACGGTCGGCCAGGAGCGGAATATCGTCGCCCCGCTCACGCAGCGGCGGAAGCCGGATCGGCACGACGTTAAGCCGGTAATAAAGATCTTCCCGAAACAGGCCCTGCTTGACCGCTTCCTCAAGGTTGCGGTTGGTCGCCGCGATAATCCTGGCATCGACCGTAATCACCTTCGTGCCGCCCAGGCGCCGGAATTCTTTGGTCTCCAGAACGCGCAAAAAATCGACCTGGGACTTCAACGACAATTCCCCGACCTCGTCCAGCAGCAGCGTGCCGCCATGAGCCAGCTCGAACCGCCCGGCCTTGGTCGTCACCGCGCCGGTAAACGCGCCCTTTTCATATCCGAACAGCTCGCTCTCGAAGAGGTTCTCCGGCAATGCGCCGCAATTCATCGTCACAAACGGCCCGGCGGCCCTGGCACTTCGATGGTGAATAGCCCGGGCCACAAGCTCTTTCCCGGTGCCGCTTTCTCCCGTCAGCAAGACGGTGACTGCGCTGTCGGCGACCATGTCCACCAGGCTGTACACCCGCTGCATAGGCTCGCTCTCGCCCACCAGCTCGTCGAATCTGGTCCGTGCCTCAAGCCGCTCCCTGAGCTGTTTGTTCTCCTGCGCCAGCGCACGGCGCTCCAGGGCTTTTTCGACCACGATGTGAAACCGGTCCCGATCGATCGGCTTGGTGAGATAGTCGTACGCCCCCAGCCGCATCGCTTCGATGGCCGTATCGATGGACCCAAAGGCGGTCATCACGATGGCTTCCGTCTCTGGCCATTTCTCTTTCATGCGCCGAAGGAACTCCATGCCGCCCAGGCCGGGCATCCGTAAATCGGTGATCACCACATCCGCCTTCGTGTGTTCGAGCAGCGCGAGCGCCTCTTCCGCGGTTCCCGCCCCTTGCACCTTGTGCCCAAGCTTTTCCAGCATGGTAACGAGCGCCGACCGGATATTCACCTCATCTTCCACAATGAGGATGTGCGCGTGTCCGGTCATCGGTCACGCACCAACGCGCACGGTGTGGCCGTGACGGCGGGGAGCCTGATCACAACCGTGGTGCCTCTGCCGGTGGTGCTGGACACCTGGATCGTTCCTCCATGATCCTCGACAATGCGATAGGCGATGGCCAGACCGAGTCCGCTACCCGCAGCCTTGGTGGTGTAAAACGGCTCGAACAGCCGGGGCAGCTCGTCTTGCTTGATACCCACTCCGCTATCTTGGACCGTCAGCTCCACCCATTCCTTTTCGTCCGCCTTGCATCCCCTTGCGGCCACCTGGCAGAGGCCTCCTTCCGGCATCGCCTGGAACGCATTCACGATGACATTCACCAGCACTTGGCTGATTTCGGTCTCATCTCCCATGATCGCGGGCAAGGGATCGGACGTGTTGGACTTAAGCTGGATATGGTGATCCTGCGCTTCATACCGCAACAGAGACATGATGTGGGAGAGTAATTGCCCGGTGTCGACCGCATGCAGACGGAGCGTGCCGGGTCGCGCGAATTTCATAAAGTTGTCGAGGATGGCTCCGAGCCGGCGGGTTTCCGCGTTCAAGACGTGCAGGTATTTATCCACTACCGCTGCGGAACGTGAGCCACCCTGCAGCTCCTGTTCTAGCAGATGAAGGTTCAAGTCGATGGCACTCAAGGGATTGCGCAGCTCATGCGCAACACCCGCTGACAGAGTATGCAGTCCCGTGAGTTTGTCTGCGACCCGCACGCGCCGCTCCAGATCCAGCAGTTCCGTGACATCCTTGAGCAGCACAATGACGCCGACCGGACGCCCATCGCCTCCCGTCAAATCCGCGGTGGTGAGGCGGATGGTGTGCGCCTGGTCGCCGGTGCGATACGGTATATCCTGATGGTCCACATGGCGGTTATTATGGAGCGCCTCATCGAGTGCCCTACGAATTAAGTCTCCCTCGGCAAACATCCGTCCATAGAACTGGCCGAGCAATTCTTCCGTCGATCGTTTCAGCGTTGCCACGGCCGCAGGATTGACGGCGGTAATCTGGCCGCTGCGGTTAATCGTCAGCACCCCGGTCGGAATGCTGTCAAGGATGGTTCTTGCAAGCCCCTTCACTTCCTCGAGAGTCCGTCTGGTGCTGTCGTAATGGAGAACGGTGATGACCGCGGCAATCCCGATCGCGCTAACCAAGAACACAAGCAGTGTGACTGCGATCAGGTCATGCCTCGATTGCCAGAGGGCCGGGAACCACTCCGTGGGTACCGCGTGTCCTTGCGTAAGCCCTTGAAGCAAGAGTTTGTCATGCTCCAAGTTAAACAAGAGGATGACCGAGACAACCAGGCCCAAAAGGAGGAGGACAGAGGTAATGAGACGGTACGGAATGTGCCGAAACCAGGCGGATGTGGGGATAGGCCTAAACATCGTGATAGTCGGGAACCTTTGCTTTCATGCTATCACGGGAAAGACACTCGGTATAGCCTGTCACTCTTCCGGCGGTAGGAACCATGGCGGCACAACCCGGCACTCCATATGAGACTCCTCGTGCTTCCGCATTCCGCTATCGGCCACAACCTTCGCCTTCGCAGCCGCCCATTCCGCCGCCTGGTCCCATCATGGGTCCCCCGCCTCTTCCATGGCCCATCATGCCGGGGACATGGTCTCCGGCAAAGCTCCGCTCATATTGGATAATCGTCCAGATTTCGTCGTCGGTGAGCTGGTCTCCAAACCCGATCATGGACGTCCCGGGTGAGCCATATTTGATCACCCAGAAGATTTCCCCCTCGGTGCGGTGGCGCCAGAAACCGTGATGCTGGAAATTTCTCGGCGAGGGATCGAGGCCCGCCGCCGCCATGCCATTGCCCGACCCGTCCCTCCCATGGCAATTGAAGCAGGTCCCCTTGCCATTGTAGAGGGCCTTGCCCTTCTCGACGGTCTCCGGTGAGTCCGGCAAGGGGCTGGCCAGCGCGCGCGCTTCAGCCAGCGTGCCGGCCGGCACGCGCGGCTGCATGACATGGCGCTCATCCGCCCATAAGGCCGATGCAGTCAACACACCGGCTGCGGCAAGAGCGGTCAGCATACGAGAGGGGCGCATGATTCTCCTCGTTCCATCCGCTAGAAATCGAGTTCGACCATCTTGCGATGGAACCGCGTGATCACATTCGGATCCGGTGTCAGCCGGACCTGGGCCGTGTCCTTCCCTTTATACGGCAGGAGATTCAGCACATGGCGCAGGCTTTCCAGACGGGCCGCCTGCTTATCGTTCGCTTTGACGATAATCCAGGGGCTGAACGTCGTATGGGTCTTGCTGAACATTTCTTCTTTGTAGCGGGTGTACGAGTCCCAGAGCTCTTGCGCCTTCTCATCGACGGGACTCAGCTTCCATTGTTTGAGCGGATTCTGGCGTCGTGCCTCAAAACGCTTGGCCTGCTCCTCTTTGGATATGGAAAACCAGAACTTGATGATCGTCACGCCGTCTTCGTAGAGCATATGCTCGAATTCCGTAACCTGCTGCAGAAACCGCTGATGTTCCTTCTTGCTGCAAAATCCCATCACCGGCTCGACCACCGCGCGGTTGTACCAACTGCGGTCGAAGAAGACGATTTCCCCCTTATTGGGAAGCTGGCGGATATAGCGCTGGAAATACCACTGGCCTTTCTCTTCATCCGTCGGTTTCGGCAGTGCCACGACGCGCATTGCGCGAGGGTTCAGATGTTCCGTAAAGCGGCGAATCGTGCCGCCCTTCCCGGCGGCATCGCGTCCCTCGACGAGGATCGCAATCCGCTGCCCTTCGTTCTGAACCCATCGTTGCAGCCGCACCAGCTCCACTTGCAGCGCCCGCAGCTCCTGCTCATACAGCAAGGTCTTTCGGATCTCTTCAAGATCGACCTCCTTGCTCTTCAATAATTGCAGCAGCCCTTTCCGCGTATTAATGCGGCGAAGATCGTCTTCCGTCAGGGCAAGCGCCGCCTCTCCGCTCCGCACGGCGGCCATGGCGCTCTTTCCAGCCTTCCGCTGCCGGTAGCCGTCCCCTTCCCGCGGCACGACAGTCGGAATCGTTTCCAACTCATCGGCCAGAAGCTTGCCGTCACGTCCGGCAAGCGCCTCAGCCTCCGCGTGAGATTCTTGTCGGTCTTTGGTCTTGCCGGTCGATTCTTCGTCAGATGCCATAGCGCTACCGTTTCCTTTCACAGAAACAACAGACCATCAGAATGCCACGTTCCTGCCGCGTTGATCCACTTCTTTGCTGGAATCCGGCATGCCCATGCCCTCGTCAGGTCGTCGGCACCCCGACTGCCGAAAATGGTAAATGTGGCCATCGATTGCTCCTCCAACATCCATCAGAAGAAAAGAGCGTATGGCTGATAGCCGGTAGCATAGGAGCAAGACGGATATCCTTCCGGCTGCCTCCGAGCCATACGCCATCAGCTATAGACTCCGCTCTTCTACTTCGGTCCCTTGAACGTCGCTTTCACATAGGCCATGACATCGGCCACGCCCTGCTGCCCGATGGTCAACCCCCAATAGGGCATGTTGGCAGACTTGCCCATCGCCGCCCCGCCATGGTTGATCATATTGTAGAGATACTCGGTCGGGACTTCGCTGAAGTTGATATTGGCATGAATGGCTGGCTTGGGCTCCAGGGTGGCCGCAGCCGGACCGTCGCCCTTGCCGGTCGCCCCATGGCATTGCATACAATACTCTTTATAGATCACTTTCCCTCGCCCCACGCTGGCTTTCCCAAACTCGGGTGCCGTCCAGGGTTCATAGTACGTGAAGTCCGGCACACCCTGAACAGCGAGAAATCCAAGAACCGCGCGCAATTGAGGCTCGGTCGCATCGGCCAAGAACTCGCCGCTGTGCGGCACGAAATCTTGCGGATTCAACCCAAACCGGAACAGCCAGTCCATGTTGTACCGTTGGCCGGCTTTCTCCAATGCCGCGCTCTGTTGCCCGCCGATGAGTGTCCCGTTTTCCTCAATCGTGTGACAGCCAAGGCAGGCATGCGCCTTATAGGCCATGCCGCCGAAGGCCGCTTCGAACTTGGTCACCTTCGTCACATCATACGCGCCGACTTTCACCCGGGGATCCTTGTTGTTCTTCTCGAAGTAGTCGGCGATGGCGCCGGCCTCCGCTTCGGTGACCACGGGATGTTTCACCGGACCTTCGCTGAGATCCCAGCGATACCCTTTCGCATAGAGCGGCGCCTCCTTCCCGGTCAGCCATCGGATCAGCCAGGGACGCTGGTACTTGCTGCCGGCCCAAATGAGATCGGGTGCGCGCAGGTTGAATCGCGAGTCGGCTTGCCCTTCCAATCGATGGCATTGGACACAGGCCTGCTGGATCAGCTCCTTCGCCCGGGGCTGATCGGCTCCGAACAACAGACGCGGAGCGGACATCAACCCCACCAGCGTCAACAGCGCCCCGCCGGCCAGCATCCCTTTCCTCAAACTCATAACCGCTCCTTTCGGCTGTGGTGAGCACGGCTCACCGTTACTTCGATAACAACCAGGCCTGCACATCCGCAATATCCTGATGACTCAGCACGGAACCCCAGGCGGGCATGGGCCCGCGCCCGTGGAGCACCGTTTCCCAAAATAGATCGTCATGTTTGAGAATAGGATTCTTCGCCAGCTTCGGCCCCATCCCGCCGGTTGCACCGGCTCCATGGCACGCCTGGCAGTTGTGCTCGAAAATACCGGCGCCTCTGTCAGCCAGGCCGACGAGCGGCCCTTCCGCCACCGGTTCCTGCGTGAGCGGCTCCGCCTTCCTCAATTCCTGATCGAGCGGGGCCAGATGATCCGGCGCGCCCGGATGATACCGCGCCGACAGATACCGCACGAGGAGCGCGGCTTCATCCTCGGACATCTCCGCGCCCCAATGTTTCATTTTGTCGACCGTCGCCAGCCAGCGCTCTCTGGGCAACCGCTGTTGAGACACGAGATCCGGGCTATGGCACACGGAACAGCGCGCGATAATCAATCCCTCGGCCCGTGGCGCCAACGCGGCGCTCACCGATGCCAGCTCGTCTTCTTGCGCCGACGTGACCACCGCCAGCCCGATGCACCCGAGGAGCAGCGCGAGCCCCACGGATCGAACACGAACGGCATCGTTTCGTTTCACGTTTCACGCCTCACGTTTCATGCGCCTGAGACCGTCACCGTCACGCGATCCCACCCGTTCCATAAAAACCCGCTGGGATTCCAGGGGCTGGTGTGGGGCTGCACCTCTCCGCCCGCATCCGTTGCGCGAGAGAGAATCGTCACCGAACCAGGCCCCTTGGGTTTCCACAGAAACTGCCATTGCCTCCAGGCATAGGGCTCGTCCTCACCGACCAGCCTCGCCTGCTCCCACGTCTGGCCTTCGTCAAACGACAGCTCCACGGCCGCGACGGGCGTCTCTCCGCTCCAGGCCACCCCCTGCACCGTCACCGGCCCCTGCCCGACTTGCGTCCCTTCTGGCGGTGAGGCAATGAGCGATTTCACCACCATCGCTTCCACGGGAACCATCGACGTGCCGGGCAGACCGGAGTTCGGCTGAATGGCCGTGACCGGCACACGATAGGCCGTCTGCATGTAGTAGCCCTTCGCTTCATCCGCCTGCACCGTGATGTCGGTCAGCCATTTGATGCAGGAATCCGCCATCCAGCCCGGCGTAATGACCCGCAGCGGGGCGCCGTGCAACAGCGGCAAGGGGCGCCCGTTCATCTCATAGGCGAGAAGCGTGTCCGGATGCAGGGCTTTCTCCAACGGAATACTGCGGATAAACAGCGGCACCGCTGCCACCACCGGCCGGTCGGCGCCTTGCAATTGGACATGCTTGGCCTGATGGCGGAGGCCGGCTTTGGCCAGCACATCCCGCAGCCGCACGCCGGTCCATTGCGCATTGCCGACCGCGCCCCGCTCCCATTGCACACCGGGGACTTTCGGACGATGAAAGGCCCGCCCATTGCCGCTGCATTGCACGACCGCCGTGATCGTCACCCGTTCGAACTGCGTGAGTTCCTTGAGCGTAAGCACCAACGGCTGCTCGATGAGCCCCCCGACACGGAGTCTCCAGTTGGCCTCGGCAATCAGCTCCGGCGCAGGCGGCCCAAAATGACTCCGCACAAAAAAACGATGAGTGGGAGTGAGGAACGAGGTGAATTCGCGCACCGGCGTTTCGGCGTCATAGGGCCTGGTGACCCGTGCGATCAAGGGGCCGGACTCGTTGGATGACGGATCGTTTCCGGCGGCTCGTGCCGCAACAGGACGATGGCTCACCATCGCACTCAGGCCAAGGCCTTGCAGGACCTTCCCCAGCCAGGCCCGCCGAGAGAGACTCATAGCCCGGCCTTCCCTTCCGGCGGCTGGGGGAGCGCATGACCGTGCGGGTTCAACTTGATCGACACGTTCGGCGCCACGGCAACCGATTGATGGACGGTGCAGCCATGCGCCACCTTTAACAGCCGCTCCTTTTGTTCCGGCGTAATGCGATGCGGCAGATGAATGGCCAAGGCGATCGCACCGACGCGATGCGGGCCTTCGGCCATCGTCCACTCGGCATCGACCGTCAAGCCGTCCCGGGAGATGTTGTGCCGTGCGCAGAATTGGCCGACGAAATACCCGACACAACTGGCCACCGATCCGACAAACAGTTCAACAGGGCTCATCCCCGCATCGTGCCCGCCATCTTCAACCGGCTGATCGGTGATAATCCGATGCCGTCCGCTCGTGACGTCATATCGCGTCCCGCCATGATAGGCCACCGTGAGCGTCATCGCGCACCTCCCGGATCAGGAAGCCTGACCGCCAGCCAAAGACAAAGCGCACCCAGCGGAACCGCCAGCATAACGCCCGGCATCCCGAATGATTCGTGAATGGTCACCGGCCCATACTGGCCGAGGGCCATCAACACCGTTTCCAAATCCGGAAACATGAAAGCAAACACCAGCGCGCCGAGCAACCCGCCAAAGACCGTCGCCCAGGCATCCGGTTTGCCTTCCGCCGCCGCGGCCAGCGCGGTGCCGGGACAATACCCTGTCACGGCAAAACCGACACCGAAGATCGCACCGGCCACCACCATTCCCGGGAGATACAAATCTTTCACTTTCATGTGGGCCAGTCCCAGCGCATCCAGAAGATGCACCCCGATCAACCCTACCCCGATCGCCGTCAGAATGACTTTCATGATGGTCATATCCTTGAGCCGCAACGCATTGGTAATTTTCGTATGGCTAGAGGCTCCCGACAATTGCAGCACGGCTCCGAAGGCGGCCCCCAACACCAATCCCAACAGCAGCTTCATTGCTTCCCCCAATCGCCATATAGCCATCGCGCCGTCAGGATCGCGCTGACAAAGAGCACCGCCGAAAAGACCAGCGAACTGACCGCAAGCTGAGATACGCCGCTGATCATGTGGCCGGACGTACAGCCTCCGCCGAATCGCGCACCGAACAGGAGCAAAAATCCCCCGATGCACGACCAGACCAGACGCCGCCCGGGAATCGGTCCAAACCGATGAGCCCACTCACCGGGCACCAGCCTAGTACTGAATCGCTTGGTGGCCCATGCAGCTAGAAAGGCCCCGATCGGAATGCCCAGCACAAAAAAGAACTCATAGGTCGCCAGCGTCCAGCCACCTGCCGCCTCCGACAGGTAGGCGCTCTGGTCGGCGACGTCCGGCAGCACCTGATGCAGCAGCACCCCGTCCAAGACCACATACTGCGTCGAGACTCCGATCGGCTGCACCAGCGCGACGGCCACGATCAGCACGAGACCGATCCCCAGCCCACCGGTCCACCAGGGAATGGCCGGAGCAGTCGTATGATCCGGTGAATCAGCCCTCTGGGGATTTGGGAAGTTGGTCATCGTTCGCGCTTTCACTTCACCACGTCATCCTCTTACGTCTTACGTTTTACGTCTCACGCCCTAATACGGCACATCCACCGGCTTCCCGCCCTTCGGCCAATCCTGCGCTTTGGCCGGGAAATCAGGACGCGGCTGCCCCAGGATAAATGCCGCCACATCAAACGCTTCGTCGTCGGTCACCGTCCATCCCCAACCGCGCGGCATATTTGCCTTGATAAACGACGCCGCCACACTCACACGCGCCATCCCTGCCGCGATATTATACGAACCCGGCCCCCATAGCGGCGGCGCGGCCATCGTCCCTTGTCCATCAGATCCATGGCAAAAGACACATTTCTTGGCAAAGACCGTCTTGCCGTTCACGGCATCCGGCGGCCGAGTAGCTGTGATGCGGGGAATCCCTCGCCAGGGAACAGCGCTTCCCTTCGGCACATTCTGTGACAGCCAATCGATATAAGCGACCACCGCCGCCAATTTCGAACTGTCGGGCGGCAAGGCTTTGCCGTTCAAACTGCGCTCAAAACACTCATTGATCCGATCGGCCAGACTCATCTGCCGATCTGCCCGAGCCCGGTATTCCGGATACAGCCGGCTGAGGCCCACAAAGGAGGCGGCATTCGGATTCAGCCCCGCATCGAGATGGCAATTGGTACAGTTCAGCTTGTTCCCCACATAGGGCTGCCCGTATTCCTGCGTGTCGGCGACAATCTTGAAGCCCAACCGGATCTGCTCGCCGCGCTGGTCGCCCCGGATCGTCTCCGGAGACGGCGGGGCAAACAACGCATCGAACGCCGGTTCGTGTTTCTGCGAAGAATCATTGGACTCAGCCGCCTGCCCCACCCTCGGTGGAGGAATACACCCTGCGGCAACGCTTCCGGCGGCCGCCAACAGCAAACACCCCAGCGCAATACGGCGCATGACCAACCTCTTAATGTTTGGGACAGCAGCCCGTTGGACAGGTATTGATGCCCAGCACCGTCCACAAGGGGCAAAAACCGATGGCCCCTGTCACCAGCGCAATCGTACCCACCACGAATGCGATCCCCGTTCCCACCGGAGGCAACCCGGCAAACGCGCCAACCCCCAGCGCCACAATCCCAACGACGATTCGGATAGGCCGTTCAATTCCTCCGACATTGCATGTCATGATGAAACCTCCCGGTTATAGACTACGGAGCGCAATGCGTCCCTCCTTCCTTGGAGTCAAGAGATGGCAAAGAGATTCATCCTTGCCCCGACCGATTAATCCTGCCGAAACGTTCGCACGTACGCCAGGACGTCCCAGATTTCATCATCGGACAACGCGGTGCTCCAGGCCCCCATCGCGGTATTGGGCTTGCCGTCATGAATGCGCTTGAACAAGCTGGCATCCAATCGCCGTTGAATCGCGTCCGAGGTGAGATCAGCCGGCTTGGGCACGAGCTGAAGACCCATCGCCCCTTTCCCATCGATTCCGTGGCACCGGATACAGGTATTGGTATAGATCTCTCGGCCCGTCACCGCATCACGTTGCGCCGCCGGCGCAGGGAGATCCTTCAACCCTCCACCGCCGCCGAACCCGGCTGAGATCATTCCAACCAAGATACTGAGCGCGATGCCGGCGATACGCATAGGTCACCCCTTTCCTCAGGGAAACTACTGCGAGCGATGTGCCAGGAGTGCGCTATGCGCTGGCGCATAAAATTCTGCAATTTGCCAGTGAGTTAGTCGTCGGCGGACAGCCGGCCTGCGGGGAGTGGCGAGAAATGCCCCGTGGCCCATTGAGGGGTCTGTCCCAAGATGCCCCAGCAGAGAACGATTACGTAATGGTGGGCACCAAGGTCACCTGGGCCTTCATGGAATTCGAAATAAGACAATTCGCTTCCGCCTTCTCGATAAGTTCTTTGGCTTTGACGGGATCACCCCCCGCGGGCAGCGTTATCACTGGCTTGAGCGTGAGCGCCGTAAACTGAAACTTGCCATCCACCAGTTCGAGCCGCCCCTCGGCGGAGCTTTCATAGGCCGTGAACGCCAATCCAGCCCGCTCCGCCACCGCCAGAAATGTCGTCATCAAACAGATATTGGCCGACGCCACGAATAGATCTTCCGGCGACCAGATGCCGTCATGCCCTTTGAACTCC
This is a stretch of genomic DNA from Nitrospira sp.. It encodes these proteins:
- the ppk2 gene encoding polyphosphate kinase 2, encoding MASDEESTGKTKDRQESHAEAEALAGRDGKLLADELETIPTVVPREGDGYRQRKAGKSAMAAVRSGEAALALTEDDLRRINTRKGLLQLLKSKEVDLEEIRKTLLYEQELRALQVELVRLQRWVQNEGQRIAILVEGRDAAGKGGTIRRFTEHLNPRAMRVVALPKPTDEEKGQWYFQRYIRQLPNKGEIVFFDRSWYNRAVVEPVMGFCSKKEHQRFLQQVTEFEHMLYEDGVTIIKFWFSISKEEQAKRFEARRQNPLKQWKLSPVDEKAQELWDSYTRYKEEMFSKTHTTFSPWIIVKANDKQAARLESLRHVLNLLPYKGKDTAQVRLTPDPNVITRFHRKMVELDF
- a CDS encoding c-type cytochrome, producing the protein MSLRKGMLAGGALLTLVGLMSAPRLLFGADQPRAKELIQQACVQCHRLEGQADSRFNLRAPDLIWAGSKYQRPWLIRWLTGKEAPLYAKGYRWDLSEGPVKHPVVTEAEAGAIADYFEKNNKDPRVKVGAYDVTKVTKFEAAFGGMAYKAHACLGCHTIEENGTLIGGQQSAALEKAGQRYNMDWLFRFGLNPQDFVPHSGEFLADATEPQLRAVLGFLAVQGVPDFTYYEPWTAPEFGKASVGRGKVIYKEYCMQCHGATGKGDGPAAATLEPKPAIHANINFSEVPTEYLYNMINHGGAAMGKSANMPYWGLTIGQQGVADVMAYVKATFKGPK
- a CDS encoding c-type cytochrome, coding for MKRNDAVRVRSVGLALLLGCIGLAVVTSAQEDELASVSAALAPRAEGLIIARCSVCHSPDLVSQQRLPRERWLATVDKMKHWGAEMSEDEAALLVRYLSARYHPGAPDHLAPLDQELRKAEPLTQEPVAEGPLVGLADRGAGIFEHNCQACHGAGATGGMGPKLAKNPILKHDDLFWETVLHGRGPMPAWGSVLSHQDIADVQAWLLSK
- a CDS encoding sulfite oxidase, with the protein product MSLSRRAWLGKVLQGLGLSAMVSHRPVAARAAGNDPSSNESGPLIARVTRPYDAETPVREFTSFLTPTHRFFVRSHFGPPAPELIAEANWRLRVGGLIEQPLVLTLKELTQFERVTITAVVQCSGNGRAFHRPKVPGVQWERGAVGNAQWTGVRLRDVLAKAGLRHQAKHVQLQGADRPVVAAVPLFIRSIPLEKALHPDTLLAYEMNGRPLPLLHGAPLRVITPGWMADSCIKWLTDITVQADEAKGYYMQTAYRVPVTAIQPNSGLPGTSMVPVEAMVVKSLIASPPEGTQVGQGPVTVQGVAWSGETPVAAVELSFDEGQTWEQARLVGEDEPYAWRQWQFLWKPKGPGSVTILSRATDAGGEVQPHTSPWNPSGFLWNGWDRVTVTVSGA
- a CDS encoding OsmC family protein; protein product: MTLTVAYHGGTRYDVTSGRHRIITDQPVEDGGHDAGMSPVELFVGSVASCVGYFVGQFCARHNISRDGLTVDAEWTMAEGPHRVGAIALAIHLPHRITPEQKERLLKVAHGCTVHQSVAVAPNVSIKLNPHGHALPQPPEGKAGL
- a CDS encoding DUF6691 family protein — translated: MKLLLGLVLGAAFGAVLQLSGASSHTKITNALRLKDMTIMKVILTAIGVGLIGVHLLDALGLAHMKVKDLYLPGMVVAGAIFGVGFAVTGYCPGTALAAAAEGKPDAWATVFGGLLGALVFAFMFPDLETVLMALGQYGPVTIHESFGMPGVMLAVPLGALCLWLAVRLPDPGGAR
- a CDS encoding YeeE/YedE thiosulfate transporter family protein; its protein translation is MTNFPNPQRADSPDHTTAPAIPWWTGGLGIGLVLIVAVALVQPIGVSTQYVVLDGVLLHQVLPDVADQSAYLSEAAGGWTLATYEFFFVLGIPIGAFLAAWATKRFSTRLVPGEWAHRFGPIPGRRLVWSCIGGFLLLFGARFGGGCTSGHMISGVSQLAVSSLVFSAVLFVSAILTARWLYGDWGKQ